One window of the Podospora pseudocomata strain CBS 415.72m chromosome 7, whole genome shotgun sequence genome contains the following:
- a CDS encoding hypothetical protein (EggNog:ENOG503NZTW): MADTIEPVARPPPPPNFNTLAEIQQEAESPTPAPFIRLIQSPVPQSGDIPAATFRVPCATLLRPSKDPARKIHSVFEAKLRNNMLPALGFVELANAGDVAANVYNSTPIPITIVTCMIAGGTACFSLLFFLIYDATRSWKNICGLRVERRFLQDLQKAEDEQQDLEKRSAGAGIARSFSGSHTSGSSKEKRADDAARNWGRTLACFLHINNQDLRSEIVYRFGMDIVIGVGILLVSAGTWMATRGEDPYLFDLSNLLTGFLGNSPLAFYAVINMLWAVYLDNDQRKKTRMVASSLYSDFPPGRSYVGDRLEHMVSTRANYLRIHFLLNGLPGLIAGAMSLAAATQWWAYVVLIPCIVNSVMANRLWRHKIGYDRPFLTNIDLKPLSRDELLESLLLVDSRRQNLAATRWAAITMPFCPLLQYIVQFNLFEQFCLRLLSKNPDMTRRYFQGGVENELGGGTATVTIDAYQVLKLAELEPCTRDVVTQAARDTIWFDAKRGLESRERWLIEILEVYLVLGAVENDGGRDTRPSTSSFTEKKSGSVNSLSEQEDVNEKLEISFSRE; encoded by the coding sequence ATGGCTGATACTATCGAGCCCGTGGCTcgcccaccgccaccacccaacttcaacacaCTTGCTGAGATTCAGCAAGAGGCAGagtcaccaacaccggcaCCTTTCATCCGTCTGATACAATCTCCTGTTCCCCAAAGCGGCGACATACCAGCCGCCACCTTCAGAGTACCTTGTGCAACACTCCTCCGACCGAGCAAAGATCCAGCCCGCAAAATCCATTCAGTTTTTGAAGCAAAACTCCGAAACAACATGCTGCCCGCTTTGGGCTTTGTCGAGCTGGCCAACGCAGGTGACGTCGCCGCCAACGTGTACAACTCGACACCAATACCTATTACCATTGTGACCTGCATGATTGCTGGTGGTACCGCCTGCTTCAGcctgctcttcttcctcataTACGACGCGACTCGAAGCTGGAAAAACATCTGTGGACTCAGGGTTGAAAGGCGGTTTCTGCAAGACCTACAAAAGGCTGAGGACGAGCAGCAAGACTTGGAAAAGAGAAGTGCCGGCGCAGGCATTGCCCGTTCATTCTCTGGCTCCCATACCAGTGGTTCgagcaaagaaaaaagagctGATGACGCTGCAAGGAACTGGGGCAGAACCCTGGCTTGCTTTCTCCATATTAACAACCAGGACCTCCGTTCCGAAATTGTCTACCGCTTCGGCATGGACATTGTCATCGGCGTCGGTATACTGCTGGTCAGTGCTGGCACCTGGATGGCCACCCGGGGCGAAGACCCCTATCTTTTTGATCTCTCTAACCTCCTCACTGGCTTCCTCGGCAACTCCCCACTCGCCTTTTACGCAGTCATCAACATGCTCTGGGCAGTCTACCTCGACAACGACCAACGCAAGAAAACACGCATGGTCGCCTCGTCTCTCTATTCCGACTTTCCCCCCGGACGTTCCTATGTAGGCGACCGCCTCGAACACATGGTCTCCACCAGAGCCAACTACCTGCGCATCCACTTCCTGCTCAACGGGCTACCCGGTCTGATAGCAGGCGCCATGTCCCTCGCTGCGGCGACGCAGTGGTGGGCTTATGTAGTGCTGATCCCTTGCATCGTCAACTCGGTCATGGCCAACCGGCTGTGGCGGCACAAGATCGGCTATGACCGGCCGTTCTTGACCAACATCGATCTAAAACCCCTCAGCCGAGACGAGCTGCTTGAATCCCTACTCTTGGTGGATAGCCGTCGGCAGAATTTGGCCGCGACGAGGTGGGCGGCGATCACGATGCCGTTTTGTCCGTTACTGCAGTACATTGTACAGTTCAACCTCTTTGAGCAGTTTTGTCTCCGACTGCTGTCGAAGAACCCCGACATGACCAGACGTTACTTCCAGGGTGGTGTCGAAAATGAGCTGGGCGGGGGGACGGCAACGGTGACGATTGACGCGTACCAAGTGTTGAAACTGGCTGAACTCGAGCCATGTACAAGAGATGTGGTCACCCAGGCCGCGAGGGACACGATCTGGTTTGACGCGAAACGTGGATTGGAgtcgagggagaggtggctgATTGAGATTCTGGAGGTGTACCTCGTGCTGGGGGCGGTTGAAAATGATGGAGGCCGTGATACGCGGCCTTCAACATCGTCGTTTACAGAGAAGAAGTCGGGGTCTGTCAACTCGCTGTCTGAACAGGAAGACGTCAATGAGAAGCTTGAGATCAGTTTCAGCAGAGAGTAA
- the SYR1 gene encoding arginyl-tRNA synthetase (EggNog:ENOG503NVK0; COG:J) codes for MLSLPVRPSALLPCLPLSRSLLLHRHFLAGTRTLHSSFGPHFQTLNPSIRKPNPSTEKLSPSILSRTGITVTCNRYNSWHSPRRYTHSTTAMEQLQQQVEGLNLNAITEFPNCYPDVNPLDVYRAHLANVLTEVTGVDKNIIYPALSWTQSLDKGDLVLAAPALRLPKGGPKPDQIVQDWAAKFPENDPLFEKPHVHSYFMSFFFKGAPLVNSILPTILQKGKTFGTNPSLGLKDPKEPSAGRKKIIVEFSSPNIAKPFHAGHLRSTIIGGFLGNLYEGAGWDVTRINYLGDWGKQYGLLALAFEKFGDEKALEQDPINHLFQLYVRINTEMTEEKEQIAKRKEAGEDVTEAEANSLDEQARRYFKKMTDRDEKALAMWKKFRDLSIVRYKQTYARLNIHFDEYSGESQVSEADMADIGKQLEEKKISKEDNGAQLIDFSELVPGKEGKRLEKPLVRKRDGTALYLTRDISELLARHAKYNFDKMIYVVASAQDLHLKQLFKIIELLGHKDIADKCQHINFGLVLGMSTRKGTVKFLDDILRDVADKMHETMRKNEDKYNQVENPEAVADVLGISSVMVQDMTGKRINNYTFNMDQMTSFEGDTGPYLQYAHARVCSIKRKAGLSDEEIASADFSLLTEAHAVNIVRLLAQWPDVFSNTLRTLEPTTVLAYLFKMTHALSSSYDVLRIMGSEPAVLKARMALYEAAHIVLGNGMRLLGLSPVERM; via the exons ATGCTTTCCCTACCGGTCCGCCCAAGCGCCCTTTTGCCTTGCCTCCCGCTCTCCAGGTCTCTTCTTCTACACAGACACTTCTTGGCAGGCACGCGCACACTGCATTCTTCTTTTGGGCCCCACTTCCAGACACTGAACCCCTCCATCCGGAAGCCGAACCCCTCCACTGAGAAATTGAGCCCCTCCATTCTTTCGCGAACCGGCATCACTGTGACCTGCAACCGCTACAACTCCTGGCATTCACCACGACGATACACacacagcaccaccgccatggAACAGCTTCAGCAACAGGTCGAGGGCCTTAATCTCAATGCCATCACCGAGTTTCCCAACTGCTACCCCGATGTCAACCCCCTCGATGTCTACCGCGCCCATCTCGCCAACGTCCTGACCGAGGTTACCGGGGTCGACAAGAACATCATCTACCCTGCCCTGTCATGGACTCAAAGTCTTGACAAGGGCGACTTGGTCCTCGCCGCGCCCGCCCTCCGTCTCCCCAAGGGCGGTCCCAAGCCCGACCAGATCGTTCAAGATTGGGCCGCCAAGTTCCCCGAAAACGACCCTCTCTTCGAGAAGCCACACGTACACAGCTACTTCAtgtctttcttcttcaaggGCGCGCCCCTCGTAAACAGCATTCTCCCCACCATTCTCCAGAAGGGCAAGACATTCGGTACCAACCCATCATTGGGTCTCAAGGACCCCAAGGAGCCAAGCGCGGGACGAAAGAAGATTATTGTCGAGTTCTCGTCGCCGAATATTGCGAAGCCTTTCCACGCTGGTCACCTTCGCAGCACGATTATCGGCGGTTTCCTCGGTAACCTGTATGAGGGCGCAGGATGGGACGTGACCAGGATCAATTATCTTGGTGATTGGGGCAAGCAATATGGTCTTCTGGCCCTGGCGTTCGAGAAGTTCGGTGATGAGAAGGCTCTGGAGCAAgaccccatcaaccaccttTTCCAACTCTATGTTCGCATCAATACGGAGATgaccgaggagaaggagcaaaTCGCGAAGCGCAAGGAGGCTGGTGAGGATGTGACAGAAGCCGAGGCCAACAGCTTGGACGAACAGGCCCGTCGCTATTTCAAGAAGATGACCGACAGGGATGAAAAGGCGCTGGCCATGTGGAAGAAGTTCCGCGACCTCAGCATCGTGAGGTACAAGCAGACCTATGCCCGTCTCAACATTCACTTTGACGAGTACAGCGGTGAGAGTCAGGTGTCCGAGGCTGACATGGCTGATATCGGaaagcagctggaggagaagaagatcagCAAGGAGGACAATGGCGCGCAACTTATTGACTTCTCCGAGCTTGTCCCCGGCAAGGAGGGCAAGCGCCTGGAGAAGCCTCTTGTCAGGAAGAGGGATGGCACTGCTCTCTACCTGACCCGTGATATTAGCGAACTGTTGGCTCGTCATGCCAAGTACAACTTTGACAAGATGATCTACGTCGTCGCCTCGGCCCAAGACTTGCATCTCAAGCAGCTCTTCAAGATCATTGAGCTCTTGGGCCACAAGGATATTGCTGACAAGTGCCAGCACATCAACTTTGGCCTGGTTCTCGGTATGAGCACTCGCAAGGGTACCGTCAAGTTCTTGGATGACATTCTCCGCGATGTTGCCGACAAGATGCACGAGACCATGAGGAAGAACGAGGACAAGTATAACCAAGTGGAGAACCCCGAGGCTGTTGCCGACGTCCTTGGTATCAGCTCTGTCATGGTCCAAGACATGACTGGCAAGAG GATCAACAACTACACCTTCAACATGGATCAAATGACATCGTTTGAGGGCGATACCGGCCCGTATCTTCAATATGCGCACGCCCGTGTGTGCTCCATTAAGCGCAAGGCTGGCCTCAGCGACGAGGAGATTGCTAGCGCCGACTTCTCACTGTTGACGGAAGCCCATGCTGTCAACATTGTCCGTCTTCTGGCGCAGTGGCCCGATGTCTTCAGTAACACCTTGAGGACGCTGGAGCCCACAACCGTGTTGGCCTACCTCTTCAAGATGACACACGCCCTGAGCAGCTCCTATGATGTATTGAGGATCATGGGTAGCGAGCCTGCGGTTTTGAAGGCCCGCATGGCGCTTTACGAGGCGGCCCACATTGTGCTGGGCAACGGCATGCGCCTGCTGGGTCTGAGCCCCGTTGAACG TATGTAA
- a CDS encoding hypothetical protein (EggNog:ENOG503P26I) translates to MTFTHTPTQLTLLWLAFSLPAVTWDFFYVIFRPHTMPGGSIHSPFWVPYALYGEVDGNYGWKQWHAGSGFPAAQSWMNAIETAMYLVYAWIWWTSKDQVTGEIRGKRAAAAVLTGFAAGVMTESKTVLYWLNEICSGYENIGQNDLFRLVVLWVVPNGLWLVFPATQFIYGFGKEIIDGLAGAETEDEPTYSEVVKNGSEKKEL, encoded by the exons ATGACATTTACCCACACCCCAACCCAGCTGACCCTCTTGTGGCTCgctttctccctccccgccgtgACCTGGGACTTTTTTTATGTCATATTCCGGCCTCACACAATGCCTGGCGGGTCCATACACTCGCCCTTCTGGGTACCCTACGCGCTCTACGGCGAGGTGGACGGCAACTACGGCTGGAAGCAGTGGCACGCCGGGTCTGGGTTCCCGGCTGCACAGAGCTGGATGAACGCCATCGAGACGGCCATGTACCTCGTGTATGCTTGGATTTGGTGGACGAGTAAAGATCAGGTTACTGGGGAGATTAGGGgaaagagggcggcggcggcggtgttgacTGGTTTTGCGGCCGGGGTTATGACCGAGAGCAAGACTGTGCTGTATTGGCTGAATGAGATTTGTTCGGGGTATGAGAACATTGGGCAGAACGATCTCTTTAGGCTGGTGGTTCTTTGGGTGGTGCCGAA TGGGCTGTGGCTTGTTTTTCCGGCGACGCAGTTTATCTATGGGTTTGGGAAGGAGATCATTGATGggcttgctggtgctgagacCGAAGACGAGCCAACGTACAgcgaggtggtgaagaatgggtccgagaagaaggagctcTGA
- a CDS encoding hypothetical protein (CAZy:AA7; COG:C; EggNog:ENOG503P06I), which translates to MGQGPSTSALQQCIQGVANNRANFAAFAGSPLYQIQWVKPYNLDVPVEPAAVVRPETAQDISDIIKCANANGVKVQAKSGGHSYQNYGAGGSDGAVAIDMVNFQKFSMDTKTWYATIGAGNRLGEVDKKMHAQGGRAMAHGVCPGVGLGGHATIGGLGPMSRMWGSALDHIVEVEVVTADGKIQRASATQNEDLFWALKGSASGFGVITEFVVRTHPEPANVVQYEYTIKLGKQADVAPLYSKWQALMADPKLDRRFGSMFIMFPLGAIITGTFYGTREEFLTTGIPNALPQDGNGHLVINDWLGGLAHDAEKEALYLSGLAMPFVSRSLAFKRQDLLGPEKIKDIFNWVDTQKKGTLLWFIIFDAAGGAIEDVPQNATAFAHRDKVMYYQSYGIGLPVTKTTKDFITGFHDQVVQKAGPGTWGTYPGYVNNALVDQQKQYWDSNLPALEQIKARWDPKDLFHNPGSVRPAKN; encoded by the exons ATGGGTCAGGGACCCAGCACCAGCGCCCTGCAGCAATGCATCCAGGGGGTTGCCAACAACCGAGCCAACTTCGCTGCTTTTGCCGGGAGCCCACTTTACCAGATTCAGTGGGTCAAGCCGTATAATCTTGATGTGCCTGTCGAGCCTGCCGCCGTGGTGAGGCCAGAGACGGCACAGGATATTTCCGACATTATCAAGTGCGCCAATGCCAACGGCGTCAAGGTGCAGGCCAAGTCTGGGGGGCACTCCTATCAGAACTACGGCGCTGGCGGGAGTGATGGGGCCGTTGCCATCGACATGGTCAACTTTCAGAAATTTTCAATGGACACCAAGACATGGTATGCTACCATAGGGGCTGGAAATCGCCTGGGAGAGGTGGACAAGAAGATGCACGCTCAAGGAGGACGGGCCATGGCCCATGGTGTCTGTCCTggtgttggccttggtggtCATGCTACGATT GGAGGATTGGGCCCCATGTCGAGAATGTGGGGATCTGCCTTGGATCATATTGTCGAAGTTGAAGTCGTCACCGCCGACGGCAAAATCCAGAGAGCGAGCGCCACGCAGAACGAGGATCTTTTCTGGGCCCTCAAAGGCTCTGCGTCTGGGTTCGGAGTCATCACCGAGTTCGTCGTGAGAACACATCCCGAGCCGGCCAACGTTGTTCAGTACGAATACACCATCAAGCTCGGGAAACAGGCCGATGTCGCTCCTTTGTACTCGAAATGGCAGGCTTTGATGGCGGACCCCAAGCTTGACCGTCGGTTCGGATCCATGTTCATCATGTTCCCTCTTGGCGCTATCATCACTGGCACATTCTATGGAACTCGGGAGGAGTTCTTGACAACTGGCATCCCCAACGCTCTTCCGCAAGATGGCAACGGCCATCTGGTCATCAACGACTGGCTTGGGGGTTTGGCTCATGATGCCGAAAAGGAGGCACTGTATCTGTCTGGGCTTGCTATGCCATTCGTATCACGCTCTCTGGCCTTCAAACGACAGGACCTCCTGGGACCGGAAAAGATCAAGGACATTTTCAACTGGGTCGATACCCAAAAGAAAGGCACGCTCCTATggttcatcatcttcgacgCCGCAGGGGGTGCTATTGAGGACGTACCGCAGAATGCCACGGCCTTCGCTCATCGTGACAAGGTCATGTACTACCAGTCTTATGGCATTGGACTGCCCGTGACAAAAACCACCAAGGATTTCATCACCGGATTTCACGACCAGGTTGTTCAGAAAGCCGGTCCAGGCACTTGGGGCACGTATCCAGGGTACGTCAACAACGCTTTGGTCGACCAGCAAAAGCAGTACTGGGACTCCAACCTGCCCGCATTGGAGCAGATCAAGGCTCGGTGGGACCCCAAGGACTTGTTCCACAACCCAGGGAGTGTGAGGCCTGCCAAGAACTAG
- the FRP1 gene encoding ferric-chelate reductase Frp1 (COG:P; COG:Q; EggNog:ENOG503NWU6) codes for MDHDHGSHGGGGTGNTTYPVTNEELAQRFWYIVAGFVGAFLICRVINWYKLERRLRRHTSSSVQSPTRPDTAFLELWATFTAVVREVSYPQLYVPARGFSWLTPPPGGRVIVLLVYWIIVIYMATDGAIFPDVFHWERIGYRNAWVTITQLPLLYLLSSKCNVVGFITGISHERLNWLHRWVARTMLATGAVHGFYFYADWARSELVDYQIKMMPMIKYGFGAWGLLLWACVSGLAPLRRLSYEFFVLQHILTAVLLLWLIYVHIPVDARYNLWFAIAALCFDRFCRTVMLVWQNVKALPDKKRCTGGQRIGHQAQVRAVGDSITVVTIKDVHFKWRAGQHLYLWMPRVGIAEAHPYTIACAHQLPETCICNSIQLVVRKHGGFSKRLHELATKAQLAGKKERLTAFVSGPYGAPPRWDIYETIVLISASTGASFTLPILESVLQHKGTNCVKRIDFLLTTKQGEEIDFYVTRLHELIEHAKGTGIELHVHIAVTQGPTSFPVSQDGVTADSSSGSSTGANFGRGKKVADEKITSQRPLSSPGDIEQTARAIPVERKRSSHASTDSHVFYSSVRPDIEAYIRGPVEATGGETSVVVCGGPSLVARTRNCVASLSDERAVHKGTGAQGIQLFAEEYSF; via the exons ATGGATCATGATCATGGCTCCCACGGGGGCGGTGGGACGGGAAACACGACGTACCCTGTTACAAACGAAGAACTGGCGCAGCGGTTCTGGTACATTGTCGCGGGGTTTGTGGGCGCGTTTCTGATCTGCCGGGTTATAAACTGGTACAAGTTGGAAAGAAG ACTACGACGGCACACGTCGAGTTCCGTCCAATCTCCAACAAGACCGGACACGGCCTTTCTAGAGCTGTGGGCAACCTTTACGGCCGTGGTTCGTGAAGTTAGCTATCCCCAGCTGTATGTCCCAGCAAGGGGGTTTTCCTGGCTGACGCCGCCTCCAGGAGGCCGCGTCATTGTCCTGTTGGTGTACTGGATCATCGTGATTTACATGGCCACCGATGGTGCCATATTTCCAGATGTCTTTCATTGGGAACGCATTGGCTATCGCAACGCTTGGGTCACTATCACCCAGCTGCCGCTGCTCTATCTGCTTTCTTCCAAGTGCAACGTTGTAGGCTTCATCACGGGTATCAGCCATGAGAGGCTCAACTGGCTGCACCGATGGGTGGCCCGCACCATGCTCGCCACAGGAGCTGTTCACGGCTTCTACTTTTATGCCGACTGGGCGCGTTCTGAGCTTGTCGACTATCAGATCAAGATGATGCCCATGATCAAGTATGGGTTCGGCGCCTGGGGTCTTTTGTTATGGGCCTGTGTCTCCGGGCTGGCCCCATTGCGGCGGTTGTCCTATGAGTTCTTTGTCTTGCAACACATCCTCACTGCTGTCTTGTTGTTATGGTTGATATACGTCCACATTCCTGTCGACGCCAGATACAACCTGTGGTTTGCCATTGCGGCCCTCTGCTTCGACCGGTTTTGCCGAACAGTGATGTTGGTTTGGCAGAACGTTAAGGCGTTGCCTGACAAGAAGAGATGCACGGGAGGACAACGGATTGGGCATCAAGCCCAGGTGCGTGCGGTTGGGGACTCGATCACGGTAGTTACCATCAAGGATGTCCACTTCAAGTGGAGAGCTGGACAGCATCTTTATCTTTGGATGCCCCGAGTTGGTATTGCCGAAGCTCACCCTTACACCATTGCCTGCGCCCATCAGCTCCCCGAGACTTGCATCTGCAACAGCATTCAACTTGTCGTTCGCAAACACGGTGGATTTTCCAAACGACTGCACGAATTAGCGACCAAGGCCCAGTTggctgggaagaaggagaggctGACAGCATTTGTCTCCGGGCCGTATGGAGCGCCACCGCGGTGGGATATTTACGAGACCATAGTACTCATCTCGGCTTCCACCGGTGCATCCTTTACGCTGCCCATTCTCGAAAGTGTGCTCCAACACAAGGGCACAAACTGTGTCAAGAGGATTGATTTCCTCCTGACCACCAAGCAGGGCGAGGAGATTGACTTTTATGTGACGCGACTCCACGAGCTGATTGAGCATGCCAAAGGCACAGGCATCGAGCTCCACGTTCACATTGCCGTTACCCAGGGGCCGACATCGTTCCCGGTCAGCCAAGATGGCGTGACTGCCGACAGCTCGTCTGGTTCCTCTACAGGAGCCAACTTTGGACgagggaagaaggtggcTGATGAGAAGATCACGAGCCAGAGACCATTATCCAGTCCCGGTGACATCGAACAAACAGCACGGGCGATTCCAGTGGAGCGGAAGAGGTCGAGCCACGCCAGTACGGACTCGCACGTATTTTACTCGAGTGTCCGACCAGACATTGAGGCCTACATCAGAGGACCTGTGGAGGCAACCGGGGGGGAGACCAGCGTCGTTGTATGTGGCGGCCCGAGTCTCGTTGCCAGGACAAGAAATTGCGTTGCGAGCCTATCGGATGAACGGGCGGTTCACAAGGGAACCGGGGCACAAGGGATACAATTATTTGCTGAAGAGTACAGTTTCTAG
- a CDS encoding hypothetical protein (EggNog:ENOG503P6AZ; COG:S): protein MVDSKYRQVDQERSVLAAGLLLLSTTANAHFELQHPSPLTAESSSQATAPCGGANADIDQNTATDFHVEGDYVQLFNGHAQGNWLIRGTLDPKAGGDWEQLFPIVQQTGRGNFCEPVVTVPGEWAGKKGFLGISGNAGDGILYACAAVNFVSGSASAPGGSCVNGSAVTASFQPDDTLSALVGSSSNSGSSGSETTAPAPAATTSQPSAAAPMMGERVSFGSFALTGVMLLVGAALL, encoded by the exons ATGGTTGATAGCAAATATCGCCAAGTGGATCAAGAAAG ATCCGTTCTCGCTGccggcctccttctcctgtcGACAACGGCCAATGCCCACTTCGAGCTtcaacacccctcccctctgaCGGCTGAGAGCAGCTCGCAGGCCACGGCACCATGCGGTGGTGCCAATGCCGACATTGATCAAAACACGGCGACCGATTTCCACGTCGAAGGCGACTACGTACAACTATTCAATGGGCATGCTCAGGGCAATTGGTTGATCCGTGGTACCCTTGACCCCAAAGCCGGCGGCGACTGGGAGCAGCTGTTCCCCATTGTGCAACAAACTGGGCGTGGTAACTTCTGCGAGCCTGTTGTGACAGTGCCCGGCGAGTGggctgggaagaaggggtttCTAGGCATCAGCGGCAATGCTGGCGATGGCATTCTATACGCG TGCGCCGCTGTCAACTTCGTGTCTGGTTCCGCGTCAGCCCCCGGCGGCTCTTGTGTCAACGGCAGCGCCGTCACGGCATCCTTCCAGCCGGATGACACACTGTCGGCGCTCGTTGGCTCATCGTCCAATTCGGGGTCCAGCGGGTCGGAAACCACGGCGCCGGCTCCGGCGGCAACCACCTCACAACCCAGTGCCGCCGCACCAATGATGGGCGAGAGGGTATCGTTTGGAAGCTTCGCTCTCACAGGCGTGATGCTTCTCGTCGGTGCTGCTTTGCTGTAA
- a CDS encoding hypothetical protein (EggNog:ENOG503NZPZ; COG:Q), protein MAFALFLLLATVVALVAVHRYLNRQKLPAGVRPLPGPRGIPFIGRVHDIPENASWLKFYEWSKEYGAIYQMEIFGTVHVWISSEKVAHDLLSKRALIYSDRPTIPNLPDNRTSGDYLALLGRTETWKRQRKLCNHLMHTSALASLHSYPTRERDRFLYLMGSDPSKYLEWIEQFTSRTVSRLSWGTAKPAQILRHTTFGLLQTISPSGALPNIISFLQHVPLALSPWKKKEAARHALEDRLFKANIDFVRRSLESGRGEESFVGTFMKSQLPAEGKDEKERLKWGDQEEAMHVVGLMAIAGALTIGSPIQSYILAMCHYPEAQKALQEEIDRVCEGRCPQWEDREKLPMLRAVVKEVIRWRPPVPTGIPHAIEKDDVYEGYLIPKGATIHAGITRDEETYPCADEFLPARWVDPAYPTFKEPLTQYPNLNGFSQFGFGRRTCQGIPIVEQDLFLSMGGMAWAFDIRKKVDPVTGKVIPVHWNDYTPLLIAKPCKFDFDAIPRQEGRMEELRQMFDSAREEEEQQDKAIAMDISQFEKDLGAEQIYRDKACEIRYADAAAQSDELEQTASEGSSTPLEPGLELGDSSSEADTESDFGKESLSTGMRVVLDGRVEKTLGIEPVVSVTGVPGAWKWA, encoded by the exons ATGGCCTTCGCTTTATTTCTCTTATTGGCGACAGTGGTTGCCCTGGTGGCAGTACATCGCTACCTCAACCGACAAAAGCTACCAGCAGGCGTCCGCCCCTTACCGGGCCCTCGAGGCATCCCATTCATTGGCCGAGTACACGACATCCCGGAGAATGCCTCGTGGCTAAAGTTTTACGAATGGAGTAAGGAGTATGGCGCCATCTACCAGATGGAGATATTTGGAACTGTCCATGTCTGGATTTCGTCTGAGAAGGTTGCCCATGATTTGCTGTCCAAGAGGGCCCTGATCTACTCGGACAGACCGACGATTCCCAACTTGCCTGATAACAGGACCAGTGGTGATTACCTTGCCTTGTTGGGCCGCACTG AAACATGGAAGCGCCAACGCAAGCTCTGCAACCACTTGATGCACACCTCGGCCCTCGCCTCGCTTCACTCATATCCTACCCGTGAGCGCGATAGATTTCTTTACCTCATGGGAAGCGACCCTTCCAAGTACCTCGAGTGGATCGAGCAGTTCACGTCTCGCACCGTCTCTCGCCTGTCCTGGGGAACCGCCAAACCAGCTCAGATCCTCCGGCACACGACCTTTGGCCTGCTGCAGACCATCTCACCTTCCGGCGCGTTGCCAAACATCATCTCCTTCCTGCAGCACGTCCCTCTTGCGCTAAGCccgtggaagaagaaggaagcggCTAGACACGCGCTCGAGGACAGGTTGTTCAAGGCCAATATCGACTTTGTCAGGAGAAGTCTCGAGTCTGGAAGAGGTGAGGAGTCCTTTGTCGGCACGTTCATGAAGAGTCAGTTGCCTGCTGAGGGtaaggacgagaaggagagaTTGAAGTGGGGAGACCAAGAGGAGGCGATGCATGTTGTCGGTCTGATGGCGATCGCTGGGGCGTTGACGATTGGGAGCCCGATTCAGAGCTACATCCTGGCCATGTGTCATTACCCCGAGGCTCAAAAGGCGTtgcaggaggagattgaccGGGTTTGCGAGGGGAGGTGCCCGCAGTGGGAGGACAGGGAGAAGCTGCCTATGCTGAGAGCGGTGGTCAAGGAGGTGATTCGGTGGAGGCCGCCGGTGCCCACGGGCATTCCCCATGCGATTGAGAAGGATGATGTCTATGAGGGGTATCTCATTCCCAAGGGGGCGACGATTCATGC GGGCATCACCCGCGATGAGGAGACCTACCCCTGCGCCGATGAGTTCCTTCCGGCCCGCTGGGTCGACCCGGCCTATCCTACCTTCAAGGAGCCCCTCACACAATACCCGAATCTCAACGGCTTTTCTCAGTTTGGTTTTGGTAGGCGAACGTGCCAAGGCATCCCCATCGTGGAGCAGGATCTGTTCCTCTCGATGGGCGGCATGGCCTGGGCCTTTGACATCCGCAAAAAGGTAGACCCGGTGACCGGCAAGGTCATCCCCGTGCACTGGAACGACTACACGCCTCTCTTGATCGCCAAGCCCTGCAAGTTTGACTTTGACGCCATCCCAAGACAGGAGGGTAGGATGGAGGAGCTCAGGCAAATGTTTGATTctgcgagggaggaggaagagcaaCAAGACAAGGCGATCGCGATGGATATCAGCCAGTTTGAGAAGGACCTGGGTGCCGAGCAGATTTACCGCGACAAGGCATGTGAGATTAGGTATGCCGACGCTGCGGCGCAGTCGGATGAGCTTGAGCAGACGGCCTCTGAGGGGTCTTCGACGCCACTGGAGCCTGGGCTTGAACTTGGGGATTCGAGTTCCGAGGCCGATACCGAGAGCGACTTCGGAAAGGAATCGCTCAGCACGGGGATGAGGGTTGTGTTGGACGGCCGGGTTGAGAAGACGCTCGGGATTGAGCCTGTGGTGAGCGTGACGGGAGTACCAGGCGCGTGGAAGTGGGCTtag